In Rhodamnia argentea isolate NSW1041297 chromosome 4, ASM2092103v1, whole genome shotgun sequence, the following proteins share a genomic window:
- the LOC115750779 gene encoding homogentisate phytyltransferase 1, chloroplastic, which produces MESCLPRSFLTPSVLSTDRKNWRGQDISKFCFPTQVSGSRERDILRVYYVRCNVANIKEKLALSRRRNREWIVHAASRQPLESGPGEFNSGRIRDSVKNAVDAFYRFSRPHTVIGTALSIISVSLLAVEKLSDISPLFFTGVLEAVVAALFMNIYIVGLNQLSDIDIDKVNKPYLPLASGEYTVGTGVMIVTSFSIMSFWLGWIVGSWPLFWALFVSFLLGTAYSINLPMLRWKRSAVVAAMCILAVRAVIVQIAFFLHIQTHVYKRPLVLSRPLIFATAFMSFFSVVIALFKDIPDIDGDKIFGIQSFTVRLGQERVFWICISLLEMAYGVAVLVGSVSSCLWSKVLTVLGHALLGYLLWSRAKSIDLRSKVAITSFYMFIWKLFYAEYLLIPLVR; this is translated from the exons ATGGAGTCTTGTCTCCCGCGTTCGTTTCTTACGCCTTCTGTGCTCTCCACGG ACAGGAAAAATTGGAGAGGCCAAGACATCTCGAAGTTCTGCTTTCCAA CACAAGTTTCAGGGAGCAGAGAAAGGGACATCCTCAGAGTATACTATGTTAGATGTAATGTCGCGAATATTAAGGAAAAACTTGCTCTTTCCCGGAGAAGGAATAGGGAGTGGATTGTGCATGCAGCCTCCAGACAACCACTTGAATCTGGGCCTGGAGAGTTCAATTCCGGTCGTATCAGGGATTCTGTAAAAAATGCTGTTGACGCTTTTTATCGGTTCTCTCGTCCTCACACAGTCATTGGCACA GCATTGAGCATAATATCAGTTTCTCTGCTTGCGGTAGAGAAGTTATCAGATATTTCTCCCTTATTTTTCACTGGGGTCCTGGAG GCTGTTGTTGCTGCCCTCTTCATGAATATATACATTGTGGGTTTAAACCAGCTTTCTGACATTGACATAGACAAG GTCAACAAGCCCTATCTTCCCCTTGCATCGGGAGAGTACACAGTTGGGACTGGTGTCATGATTGTTACATCTTTTTCCATCATG AGTTTTTGGCTTGGATGGATTGTTGGTTCATGGCCATTGTTTTGGGCTCTATTTGTCAGTTTTTTGCTTGGGACTGCTTATTCTATCAAT TTACCCATGTTGAGATGGAAGAGATCTGCTGTTGTTGCAGCAATGTGTATCCTAGCTGTCCGGGCGGTGATTGTTCAGATTGCATTTTTTCTGCACATTCAG ACCCATGTGTACAAAAGACCACTGGTGCTCTCGAGGCCACTAATTTTTGCAACCGCATTTATGAGCTTCTTCTCTGTGGTTATTGCATTATTTAAG GATATACCTGATATTGACGGAGACAAGATATTTGGTATCCAATCATTCACTGTTCGTTTGGGTCAAGAGCGG GTATTCTGGATTTGCATATCACTGCTTGAAATGGCTTACGGTGTGGCCGTTCTTGTTGGATCAGTCTCTTCATGTCTGTGGAGTAAAGTCCTCACG GTCCTTGGTCATGCTCTGTTGGGCTATCTGTTATGGAGCCGCGCCAAGTCTATTGATCTGAGGAGCAAAGTGGCAATAACATCATTCTACATGTTCATTTGGAAG CTATTTTATGCCGAGTACTTGCTTATCCCGCTAGTGAGGTGA
- the LOC115750778 gene encoding pentatricopeptide repeat-containing protein At2g18940, chloroplastic, producing the protein MEGALFPNRPVYPVPASRPTVPNSPLKFNSTTLPLPPQSPSPPSFPFDTLIQHLHHLSTPPIKPAPITPPQSNSALASALHVALDAAQEQLQEAPPRKPTSVLPLHSVDSREKDQSDGGSVEFLSGKCRFLFGLIVDQPVHGLNGFFDSAKFDLLDVDLISLLKALDLTGNWARAVSLFEWVVCNLNDENVRLDNQIIELMARILGRESQHSVASKLFDLIPIEEYSLDVRAYTTILHAYSRNSKYERAIALFENMKGLGLSPTLVTYNVMLDVYGKMGRSWSKILDLLDEMRGKGLEFDEFTCSTVISACGREGLLEQAKSFFTGLKLQGYVPGTVTYNALLQVFGKAGMYSEALSILKEMEDSDCQLDSVTYNELVAAYVRAGFCEEGAAVIDGMIGKGVMPNAITYTTVINAYGKAGKEDKALSLFNRMKEMGCVPNVCTYNAILAMLGKKSQSEEMIKILCDMKTNGCSPNRITWNTMLAMCGNKGMHKYVNRVFREMKSCGFGPDRDTFNTLISAYGRCGSEIDATKMYEEMIKAGYTPCVTTYNSLLNALARRGDWHAAESVILDMKNKAFRPNETSYSLMLHCYAKSGQVKGIEEIEKEIYAGRIFPSWVLLRTLVLANFKCRALAGMERAFEKLQNGGYKPDLVVFNSMLSMYARKSMHERANEMLHLIRESGLEPDLVTYNSLMDMYARGGECWRAEEILERLQKSGGRPDLVSYNTVIKGFCRKGLMQDAIRILSEMTTGGIRPCIFTYNTFVAGYMGRGMFSEVDDVISYMIQHHCQPNELTYRIVVDGFCKMGKHKEAMEYLSKIKELDCSFDDEFLWRLASRIRASLKT; encoded by the coding sequence ATGGAAGGGGCTCTCTTTCCAAACCGGCCAGTGTATCCAGTCCCAGCGAGCAGGCCAACGGTCCCGAATTCGCCCTTGAAGTTCAACTCCACAACACTTCCGCTCCCTCCTCAATCACCATCTCCTCCCTCGTTCCCATTCGACACTCTCATCCAGCACCTCCACCACCTCTCCACGCCTCCGATCAAGCCCGCGCCTATCACCCCTCCTCAATCTAACTCTGCCCTCGCGTCTGCTCTTCATGTCGCCCTCGATGCTGCTCAAGAACAGCTCCAAGAAGCCCCTCCGAGGAAACCCACTTCAGTTTTGCCCCTGCATTCGGTTGACTCCAGAGAAAAGGACCAATCAGATGGTGGGTCGGTTGAATTCTTGTCCGGGAAGTGTAGGTTCTTGTTCGGTTTGATTGTGGATCAGCCCGTGCATGGTTTGAATGGTTTCTTTGATTCTGCCAAGTTTGACTTGCTCGATGTTGATCTGATAAGTTTGTTGAAAGCACTAGATTTGACGGGAAATTGGGCTAGAGCGGTTTCACTGTTTGAATGGGTTGTTTGCAACTTGAATGACGAAAATGTGCGGCTTGATAATCAGATTATTGAACTTATGGCTAGGATTCTGGGGAGAGAATCCCAGCATTCTGTTGCGTCCAAGCTGTTTGATTTAATTCCCATTGAGGAATACTCGCTTGATGTTAGAGCCTACACGACTATCCTTCACGCGTATTCTAGGAACAGCAAGTATGAACGGGCCATTGCGTTGTTTGAGAATATGAAGGGCTTGGGACTTTCTCCTACTTTGGTGACTTACAATGTGATGCTTGATGTGTATGGGAAGATGGGCCGCTCGTGGTCGAAAATTTTGGACCTCCTGGATGAGATGAGAGGCAAGGGACTTGAATTTGATGAGTTCACGTGTAGCACAGTGATATCAGCTTGTGGCAGAGAGGGTTTGTTGGAGCAagccaaaagcttcttcactgGACTGAAGTTACAGGGATATGTACCGGGAACGGTTACTTATAATGCGTTGCTGCAAGTTTTCGGAAAAGCTGGAATGTACTCTGAGGCCTTGAGCATTTTGAAAGAAATGGAGGATAGCGATTGCCAACTGGACTCTGTCACTTACAATGAGCTTGTGGCAGCGTATGTGAGGGCTGGTTTCTGCGAGGAAGGAGCTGCTGTTATCGACGGTATGATTGGTAAAGGTGTAATGCCAAATGCTATTACCTATACTACAGTCATAAATGCCTATGGGAAAGCGGGAAAGGAGGATAAGGCTTTGAGTTTGTTTAACAGGATGAAGGAAATGGGTTGTGTTCCTAATGTGTGTACATATAATGCCATCCTTGCGATGTTGGGCAAAAAGTCTCAATCGGAAGAGATGATAAAGATACTATGCGACATGAAGACAAATGGGTGTTCTCCTAACCGTATAACTTGGAATACTATGCTTGCCATGTGTGGCAACAAGGGTATGCATAAGTATGTGAACCGCGTCTTCCGTGAAATGAAAAGTTGTGGATTTGGGCCTGACAGAGACACATTTAACACTTTAATTAGTGCTTATGGCCGGTGTGGGTCAGAAATTGATGCAACAAAAATGTACGAGGAGATGATTAAAGCAGGGTATACCCCGTGTGTCACAACTTACAACTCTCTTCTGAATGCTCTAGCTCGAAGAGGGGATTGGCATGCAGCAGAGTCGGTCATTTTAGACATGAAGAATAAGGCTTTTAGGCCCAATGAAACCTCTTATTCGTTGATGCTCCACTGTTATGCGAAAAGTGGACAAGTGAAGGGCATagaggaaatagaaaaagaaatatatgcAGGCCGTATTTTTCCCAGCTGGGTGCTTTTGAGAACCCTTGTCCTCGCAAACTTCAAATGTAGAGCACTAGCTGGCATGGAGAGAGCTTTTGAGAAGTTGCAAAATGGTGGATACAAGCCTGACTTGGTTGTGTTCAACTCAATGCTTTCAATGTATGCCAGAAAAAGCATGCATGAACGTGCGAATGAGATGCTGCACTTGATACGGGAGAGTGGGTTGGAACCGGATCTTGTGACCTACAATAGCTTGATGGATATGTATGCTCGAGGTGGAGAATGCTGGAGAGCAGAAGAAATCCTGGAACGACTACAAAAATCTGGTGGGAGACCTGACCTCGTTTCTTATAACACTGTCATCAAGGGATTTTGCCGAAAAGGGTTAATGCAGGATGCCATCAGGATTCTCTCTGAAATGACCACGGGAGGTATTAGGCCATGTATTTTTACGTACAACACTTTCGTAGCGGGCTATATGGGGAGGGGAATGTTTTCGGAAGTTGATGATGTCATCAGCTATATGATTCAGCATCATTGCCAGCCTAATGAACTGACCTACAGAATTGTTGTCGACGGCTTTTGCAAAATGGGGAAGCATAAAGAAGCCATGGAGTACTTGTCGAAGATAAAGGAGCTTGACTGTTCATTCGATGATGAATTTTTATGGCGACTGGCCTCTCGGATTAGGGCGAGCTTGAAAACATAA